A genome region from Haliotis asinina isolate JCU_RB_2024 chromosome 11, JCU_Hal_asi_v2, whole genome shotgun sequence includes the following:
- the LOC137256595 gene encoding ganglioside GM2 activator-like has protein sequence MSSLWTGIGLVIFTVVRAEYTSLQWRDCGTDPSISIDNIAVTPMPVTIPGNMSFTLQASSTRSHLDRMVLKLSSKRKGWIDLPVPCLFNVGSCTYNDTCTLLETMQRDNWAGVMRNVGWQIQNMLSSVGINDYCPLPIQRLNIENYVLTMPPIPSILAFFAEGDYETRLLALDHATNDVLVCVDLKMTMKQHTERCTDWFCRMRNAFSP, from the exons ATGAGTTCTCTATGGACAGGGATTGgccttgttattttcactgtTGTGAGAGCCGAATATACGTCTTTACAATGGCGCGATTGTG GCACCGACCCATCGATATCGATCGACAACATCGCCGTGACGCCGATGCCAGTGACGATTCCTGGGAACATGAGCTTCACGTTGCAAGCCTCATCTACTCGGTCACACCTCGACAGGATGGTATTAAAACTGTCGTCAAAGAGGAAGGGTTGGATCGACCTCCCAGTGCCATGCCTGTTCAACGTGGGTTCATG CACCTACAACGACACGTGCACACTGCTAGAAACGATGCAGCGGGACAACTGGGCTGGCGTTATGAGGAACGTGGGCTGGCAGATCCAGAACATGCTGTCATCCGTCGGCATCAACGACTACTGCCCCTTGCCGATACAGAGACTGAACATAGAGAACTACGTCCTTACAATGCCCCCCATACCGTCAATACTGGCGTTCTTTGCCGAG GGTGACTACGAGACTCGACTTCTGGCTTTGGACCACGCCACCAACGACGTCCTCGTGTGTGTCGACCTGAAGATGACGATGAAGCAACACACCGAGAGATGCACAGACTGGTTTTGCAGGATGCGGAATGCCTTTAGTCCATGA